The DNA window GCGCACGGAAATGAGTCGCGTTATCCCACAGTTGGTCACGCAAGTGATTGCTTTCTGCCAGTAAATCCAAAACCCGCAAAGAGGCCGACACAATGGCCGGTGCAACCGAGTTAGAGAATAAGTAAGGGCGAGAGCGTTGACGTAGCCAATCAATCACTTCTTTTTTACCGGACGTGTAACCACCGGAAGCACCGCCCATCGCTTTACCAAGTGTGCCGGTAATAATATCAATGCGATCAATCACATCATGGTATTCATGAGTACCACGGCCATTGGCGCCCATAAAGCCCACAGCGTGTGAATCATCGACCATAACCAAGGCGTTATATTTATCCGCCAAATCACAAATGTCAGGTAAGTTGGCGACGACGCCATCCATTGAGAACACACCATCGGTGACGATCAATTTATGACGTACCCCGGCTTCATCGGCCGCGATCAATTGCTGCTCAAGCTCGGCCATATTGTTGTTGGCGTAGCGGAAACGCTTCGCTTTACATAGACGGACGCCGTCAATGATGGAGGCGTGGTTTAATGCATCAGAGATGATGGCATCATTGGCATCGAGCAGGGTTTCAAATAATCCGGTGTTTGCATCAAAACATGACGTGTACAGAATCGTGTCTTCTTGGCCTAAGAAGGTAGAGAATTTGCTTTCGAGTTCTTTATGCGCGTTTTGTGTGCCGCAAATAAAGCGTACCGATGCCATACCAAAACCGTGTTCATCCATGCCGGCTTTCGCCGCTTCAATCAATTCAGGGTGGTTTGCTAGACCTAAATAGTTGTTCGCACAGAAGTTGAGCACTTCTTGTCCAGTGGAGATCTGAACCGCCGCACTTTGCTGCGAGGTAATAATGCGCTCAGATTTGTACAACCCGTCCGCTTTGACTTCCTCAAGCTGATCGCGGATTTGTTGATAAAAAGCAGAAGACATAACGTGTTCCTTCTCTATGGTCGTTCGGTAACAAGTCTGCATGGCGATGGCCAGCACGAATGGTCTAAGTGTAATTCATGGGTGCCTTGGAGATTATACCTCACTATGGAAAATGATTTATGAATTCTAGGCACAAGTAGCAAGGCTGATATGATAATTGACGAGCGCTAAGGCAAAAAAAGACGCTCGTATCGAGCGCCAAACTTGCAGGGGGAGAAAACAACACCAACGGTTAAAACAAGCCGACAGGATTAATGTCGTAATTGATCAATAGGTTCTTAGTATTTTGATAATGATCCAGCATCATTTTGTGGTTTTCGCGGCCAAAGCCCGATTTTTTATACCCACCAAATGCGGCATGGGCAGGATAAATGTGATAACAGTTAACCCAAACTCGGCCAGCCTCAATGCCTCGTCCCATGCGATAAGCCAAATTGGCATCACGCGTCCATAACCCGGCCCCTAAGCCATACTCGGTGTCGTTGGCAATGGCGAGCGCTTCGGCTTCATCTTTAAAGGTGGTGATCGCAATCACGGGTCCAAAAATCTCTTCTTGGAAAATGCGCATATCATTTTTGCCCGCAAACAGCGTCGGCTGAATGTAATACCCCTCGCTGATAGCGCCGGTTTGCTGTGACACATCGCCACCAAAGACCAGTTCGGCCCCTTCCTCACGGCCGATGGCCAAATAGCTCAAGATTTTATCGTATTGCTCTTGAGAGGCTTGCGCGCCAACTTGCGTGTCCGTATCCAGAGGGTTGCCTTGGCGAATTTGCTTCGCACGTTGGGTTAATTTGTCGACAAACTTTTCATAAACCGACTCTTGGACTAACACCCGAGAAGGACAGGTACACACTTCGCCCTGATTGAAAAATCCAAGTAATGTGCCTTCAATGCATTTTTCTAAATACGCATCTTCATGGTCAAAAATGTCTGCAAAATAAATATTAGGCGACTTGCCTCCTAGTTCGACCGTCGACGGAATCAAGTTATCTGCGGCACATTTTAGGATATGGTTGCCAACCGAGGTGGAGCCAGTAAACGCCAGTTTATTGATTCGCTTGCTGGTCGCCAGCGCTTGCCCGGCCTCCGAGCCGAAACCATTGACAATATTCACCACCCCAGCGGGCAACAAATCGGCAATGTGTTCGATCAAAATTAAAATGGAGACCGGGGTTTGCTCAGCGGGTTTCATCACGACACAACAACCCGCCGCAAGCGCCGGTGCCAACTTCCAAGCTGCCATCAGCATCGGAAAGTTCCACGGAATGATTTGCCCTACCACACCTAACGGCTCATGAAAATGATAGGCCGTGGTATGTTGGTCAATTTCGCCAATACTGCCTTCTTGTGCGCGAATACACCCAGCAAAATAGCGAAAATGGTCAACGACTAACGGCAGATCGGCTCCCATGGTTTCACGAATAGGTTTTCCGTTTTCCCAAGTTTCCACATAGGCTAAACGCTCGATGTTTTGTTCTATCCGGTCGGCGATGCGCAGTAGGATATTCGCGCGCTCGGTGACACTGGTTTTCGCCCAACTCTGCCGCGCTTCATGGGCGGCGTCGAGCGCCAGTTCAATATCCGCAGCCGTCGAGCGGGCCACTTGACAGTAGACTTGTCCGTTGACAGGCGATACGTTCTCGAAATACTGATTGTCGGTGGGTGCCACCCATTTTCCACCAATAAAATTGTGGTAATGCGATTGGAAAGTAAAGGGGGCATCGTTGGTTCCAGGCTGAGCATAAATCATACGAATCTTCATCCTTTTATCGTCGTTTTTATAAGTTGTCGCACAATCTTGCACATCATGCGTATTGAATACCTACGCAAGTCACAGGCCAACATATTCTCCTTTGGTGTTACACATTTGTAAGCATACGATTATCAACACGTTAGAGTGAACTCTCGCCGAACACGTCGCTATTAGTGATTGCCAGTGCGCTGTTCAACTGTGTCAAAATGGAACAGTCTGGATGTAACATATTGGAACACCTATGAAAATTCAGCCCCTAGAACATGATTGGTTAACCAACTCCTGGCAACGCTGCGAGCAGGCCGGTCTGCGTCCACGTCGTTTGCCCGAGTTAATGATGCTGCCAGCATTTCAATTGTCGGATCGGCGTCATCATAATCAGGCCTTGATTACCGCGATCGAAACGTGCGCCTTACCGCTGTACCAACAAATGTGCGGACATACTAAAAGTCGTTTGGTGGTTACCGATGCCGAAGGGGTTGTGCTTAAAACATGGGGCGAAGAACGCTTACAGAAAACCTTGTCCCCACTGTCATTGGATTCTGGTGGCATTTGGCAAGAAGATCTCAAAGGCACCAATGCCATTGGTACCGCGCTCTATGAGCTCCGCCCAGTCAGTGTCATTGGTAAGCAGCACTATCTGCATCAGTTACAACACATCAGTTGCTCCGCCAGCCCGATTTTTTCTCATCAGGGTCAAGTGTTGGGTATTTTAGATATCACCTCAGAACAGACCCAGCATGATCTTTCGATGTTAGTGTTGGTGCAAAATATGGTGCAGCTCATAGAAAATCATATGCTGTGCCACCTTCCCAATGCGGCGGTACGCCTCGATATTGCGCTGGACAAAACACTGCTCAATAGTGG is part of the Vibrio zhugei genome and encodes:
- a CDS encoding glycine C-acetyltransferase, which produces MSSAFYQQIRDQLEEVKADGLYKSERIITSQQSAAVQISTGQEVLNFCANNYLGLANHPELIEAAKAGMDEHGFGMASVRFICGTQNAHKELESKFSTFLGQEDTILYTSCFDANTGLFETLLDANDAIISDALNHASIIDGVRLCKAKRFRYANNNMAELEQQLIAADEAGVRHKLIVTDGVFSMDGVVANLPDICDLADKYNALVMVDDSHAVGFMGANGRGTHEYHDVIDRIDIITGTLGKAMGGASGGYTSGKKEVIDWLRQRSRPYLFSNSVAPAIVSASLRVLDLLAESNHLRDQLWDNATHFRARMTEAGFTLAGADHAIIPIMLGDAKIAAEFAERALEKGIYVTGFSFPVVPKGQARIRTQMSAAHSREQLDQAIDAFIEVGKAMAII
- a CDS encoding aldehyde dehydrogenase family protein, with protein sequence MIYAQPGTNDAPFTFQSHYHNFIGGKWVAPTDNQYFENVSPVNGQVYCQVARSTAADIELALDAAHEARQSWAKTSVTERANILLRIADRIEQNIERLAYVETWENGKPIRETMGADLPLVVDHFRYFAGCIRAQEGSIGEIDQHTTAYHFHEPLGVVGQIIPWNFPMLMAAWKLAPALAAGCCVVMKPAEQTPVSILILIEHIADLLPAGVVNIVNGFGSEAGQALATSKRINKLAFTGSTSVGNHILKCAADNLIPSTVELGGKSPNIYFADIFDHEDAYLEKCIEGTLLGFFNQGEVCTCPSRVLVQESVYEKFVDKLTQRAKQIRQGNPLDTDTQVGAQASQEQYDKILSYLAIGREEGAELVFGGDVSQQTGAISEGYYIQPTLFAGKNDMRIFQEEIFGPVIAITTFKDEAEALAIANDTEYGLGAGLWTRDANLAYRMGRGIEAGRVWVNCYHIYPAHAAFGGYKKSGFGRENHKMMLDHYQNTKNLLINYDINPVGLF